One Micromonas commoda chromosome 7, complete sequence genomic window carries:
- a CDS encoding predicted protein: MGADEDRAPEDVAAGDGEEASAGGKKGRYRRDKPWDHDGIDHWKVDPFTKDDNPDGLLEESSFATLFPKYREKYLREVWPSVTRALKECGIACELNLVEGSMTVRTTRKTFDPYIIIKSRDLIKLLSRSVPAPQALKILQDDVQCDVIKIGGMVRNKERYVKRRQRLIGPNGSTLKAIEMLTNCYVLVQGNTVSCMGGWKGLKMVRKIIEDCMRNMHPIYHIKELMIKRELAKDPALADQSWDRFLPKFKKKNVQRKKPAKIGKGKKDQVFPPAPQPSKIDMQIESGEYFLSQEAKRRRAAQEKLDKQKEALSASQKRRRDAFIAPKEDGPEDGDAARKKKREVSADDVKASVAKLKEKSAAKKEEERNRKSSRNVLGAGKREKKEKKEKKEKKRSSD; this comes from the exons ATGGGCGCAGACGAGGACAGAGCGCCCGAGGACGTggccgccggtgacggcgagGAAGCCTCAGCCGGCGGCAAGAAGGGCCGATACCGCCGGGATAAGCCTTGG GACCACGACGGCATCGACCACTGGAAGGTTGACCCGTTCACCAAAGATGACAATCCCGACGGTCTCTTGGAAGAGTCTTCGTTCGCCACGCTGTTTCCCAAGTACCGCGAGAAGTACCTGAGGGAGGTGTGGCCCTCGGTGACCCGCGCGCTGAAGGAGTGCGGCATCGCGTGCGAGCTCAACCTCGTGGAGGGTTCCATGACCGTGCGCACCACGAGAAAGACGTTCGATCCGTACATCATCATCAAATCTCGTGACCTCATTAAGCTCCTGTCGCGCTCGGTTCCCGCGCCCCAGGCGCTGAAGATCCTCCAGGACGACGTGCAGTGCGACGTGATAAAGATTGGAGGGATGGTTCGGAACAAGGAGCGATACGTTAAGCGTCGGCAGAGGCTCATCGGGCCCAATGGGAGCACCCTGAAGGCAATCGAGATGCTCACGAACTGTTACGTCCTGGTGCAGGGCAACACTGTGTCCTGCATGGGTGGCTGGAAGGGGCTCAAGATGGTACGAAAGATCATCGAGGACTGCATGCGGAACATGCACCCTATCTACCACATCAAGGAGCTCATGATCAAGcgggagctcgccaaggacccggcgctggcggaccAGAGCTGGGACAGGTTCCTGCCCAAATTCAAGAAGAAAAATGTGCAGCGCAAGAAACCCGCCAAGATCGGCAAGGGCAAGAAGGACCAGGTgttcccgcccgcgccccagCCGAGCAAGATCGACATGCAGATCGAATCCGGCGAGTACTTTCTGTCCCAGGAAGCGAAGagaaggagggcggcgcagGAGAAGCTGGACAAGCAGAAGGAGGCGCTGAGTGCGTCGCAGAAGCGTCGACGggacgcgttcatcgcgcccAAGGAGGACGGGCCCGAGGAtggggacgcggcgaggaagaaaAAACGCGAGGtaagcgccgacgacgtcaaggccagcgtcgccaagctcaaggagaagTCCGCCGcaaagaaggaggaggagaggaacCGAAAGTCCAGCAGGAACGTGTTGGGGGCTGGTAAGAGGGaaaagaaggagaagaaggagaagaaggagaagaagaggTCCTCGGACTGA
- a CDS encoding predicted protein yields the protein AGLGLAFAARRLKRDLDTPGRPWMDGTTVGREYDAWTEEQILEYYWGEHIHLGYYSDDDLAKGAGTLLGCKVKDFIEAKLDFCDEMLAWSECPDKPAKVLDVGCGIGGTSRHLAKTFGSGTQVTGITLSPKQVERATELAKEQNLPNASFRVMNALEMEFPADTFDMVWACESGEHMPDKKKYVEEMVRVLKPGGRLVIATWCQRSTPPAFTEEDLVNLDYLYKEWAHPYFISIEEYASLVEGTTTMRDVDTDDWTRQTIASWRHSIWAGVWDPIPVFSRPNIWYKTLRDIVCLERMRRAFGRGLMQYGMIKGVK from the coding sequence GCGGGGCTTGGActggcgttcgcggcgcgcaggcTGAAGAGGGACTTGGACACCCCTGGACGCCCGTGGATGGATGGAACCACCGTGGGTCGCGAGTACGACGCATGGACTGAGGAACAGATACTGGAGTACTACTGGGGCGAGCACATCCACTTGGGCTATTACAGCGACGATGACCTGGCCAAGGGCGCGGGGACTCTGCTGGGATGCAAGGTGAAGGACTTCATCGAGGCCAAGCTCGACTTTTGCGACGAGATGCTCGCCTGGTCCGAGTGCCCCGACAAACCCGCGAAGGTGCTCGACGTGGGTTGCGGCATAGGGGGTACCTCGAGGCACCTCGCAAAGACCTTCGGGTCTGGCACGCAGGTCACCGGTATCACCCTCTCTCCGAAGCAGGTGGAGAGGGCCACGGAGCTGGCGAAGGAGCAGAACCTGCCAAACGCTTCGTTCCGGGTGATGAACGCGCTTGAGATGGAGTTCCCCGCCGACACCTTCGACATGGTGTGGGCGTGCGAGTCCGGCGAGCACATGCCGGACAAGAAGAAGTACGTCGAAGAGATGGTGCGGGTGCTGAAACCCGGCGGTCGGCTCGTCATTGCCACCTGGTGCCagcgttcgacgccgccggctttCACCGAAGAGGACCTGGTGAACCTTGACTACCTGTACAAGGAGTGGGCGCACCCGTACTTCATATCCATCGAGGAATACGCCTCACTGGTAGAGGGAACGACGACTATGAGAGATGTGGACACGGACGACTGGACGAGGCAGACGATTGCGAGCTGGAGGCACTCCATATGGGCGGGTGTTTGGGATCCGATACCTGTGTTCTCACGCCCAAATATTTGGTACAAGACTCTCAGAGACATAGTGTGCCTCGAGAGGATGaggcgcgcgttcgggcgAGGGCTCATGCAGTACGGCATGATCAAGGGCGTCAAG
- a CDS encoding hypothetical protein (semiconserved hypothetical protein), giving the protein MGGWRGGAWRLPLVVVALLTWLAGCGGDAAITGPPGFVAGYPRIERVGALTFVVAIRLDVPGAVDLVAASASEYPGCGECFEAMGVQCVDSCFGQCLVACLIAQNATNATTAPKPYFRRTIELPNPGRETRVLIRGAYNLQRPDLSGTYGDFVVYPNTTYSVAVAPRNSSAYLNQPGDDDTAVVHVTTAAAVSSDASLARLGSTNSTALTPAFDNSSSPSTWSYETSVADDVDAVTVWALPSAGAVHSVVIDGVAARPGPGSAAVPAGAYSTAPRRVFYGRSEPVVVEVTAEDRETRARYELHVTRRRSTEARLADLVLRSIEIRPAFDPDVYAYSATVAHDVVSMRVIPTLMDTRAQAIRVNAVVQENKAASRDLPLRLGSTPISIEITAQDPADENKKVYRIDVTRAYASTDVQLGALEVSSVMTERTGRDMGLMLFRTVRSSHKLTPAFDDSPLESVQNVSIVADYNTSVDNTVQRVTVKAAARDPQATLVVKAVSLDVEGNNNEVMVAVAAQPSPDKERLPAPWNTLLYKYELDVAPGRTLVTLDVIAEDPRHSRVVNLTVFHHAPSTDATLSDLVVHVAPGRAEPTLVPAFDPSTLDYTVDIDYHDEAVLVIPTVADDQYRFLRVNTVLQRSGDPSRAYFVKPGGMAVVTVSVTAEDGVTVMNYVVVVRRGLPSVEARLADLLVSTGNMTPAFSPDVYLYSLGPLRYDQNTVQVTPVAMDPDHERILVNGARQPSGSISRQIEIEEGYGNGAEYTLGNGTVEVMVWAENGMTFKTYRILVTRQPAPISDNDATLRELRISPSATTRLIPSFSPLQFDYRLFVPNREPSVAVTPVSNDVDAFRVSVNDDDVGSGGTFITTMADLLAREDVVLDIEVRAKSCGPTYQPAECVRNHYKVEVLEYGPGAYDGLLHTLSGNMVDPGGAVRVMRPFPVPFKDPEGFLESLSELRLSEYDMGKKSSQTEGFCDNYLCVNSVIDSSLTALEIQVSGTLERLVGDSSIPSSALPNATVQYSPSFHNETRFYVADVSSPRTESIRINATAASNMITGIRINGVSADSGVFSADIKLDYRTTIVSIVVTAGRYEIQSTYTVHIYRPLNTNTFLADFSFYGYNLLKFQEPNLTSVPEPMEPCDMHNASLRQSLNISSHHMCGGTGSALVVGTISLFQGLNTSALEDGAPAGALPGSASSTRKLIHPCDDTFLATHPVLKEACAKADIDDIIDCEPQADSVFQVAAFDYNWPDYLVNVESRTEYLIASVSVIDKNAEMISIGKVRNCRDAPRSSGCEGRDFTDFGWDYGDYGIVSMRDKHESPPIDVDIGSTVGTVTVTAHDSITKGTYNFRAVKLSPVVYPEILNLGSYLDGLIGDSEDPNFEMEFTLRMAGFNPLWILDSFFRQNLEQHVRKYITYAAVVEDAVVSVKIYGSPRNQSACRLLDPGEAGGGVDVKVYTKFWKETDATHLLAWLEGQGWHNARGFTFDGYLLSFGPIYKVDGPSQRTFRATFIPTRHRYEVTLPTGTRHVPLTVPPPPHVPPIEGFGVRVNGEEYTLGSTFSVEVPRCAIGPRHCDARHLTITAEACIFDECVTYTVVATIPAVSIPANDASMRAVNITAGPTNSTAGGRILVEYSPSFFHDVRRFSARVDGGLEFLHLSVAPNSPSYSRLFINGRPTLPYTEVSVPLSLLLTELNGVLTVRVIAEDNFTTSDTKIHVLVDSPRGLMTDNANALDPLKGKYGFDGGVLPGGVDTTPPEWKESYPRVEPVWEGGPHLELAAQTMEPAVVYWALAVPWSRPPTSREVYDAVVRLNHTKTRLIEGSVSDFIADALNSSVPATTESGFVATGVMTSRYSMTREERTAVTCLDPNVGFDVYFVAEDKALDLSLNPAANRQTVPTLVRGVKPGSGPLGLLYPWVDSFSELHGDLWENITGGELIALSLLFDGAASNHFASTYAAKGSLACPGAVHFEVTAVNASSVDSSSGDVVLEARREPAGEAAGDWTQLWKTTLLDLKTKSDASVDGWISVVSEKIPAGDYWTLRWRVEGSCCHSWALRNLTTRYITP; this is encoded by the coding sequence ATGggaggctggcgcggggGAGCGTGGCGACTGCCGCTGgtggtcgtcgcgctcctaACATGGTTAGCCGGATGTGGTGGTGATGCGGCCATCACGGGTCCTCCAGGGTTCGTGGCGGGGTACCCGCGCATCGAACGGGTCGGGGCGCTCACATTCGTGGTGGCGATTCGGTTGGACGTGCCCGGGGCGGTGGACctggtcgcggcgagcgcgagcgaatATCCTGGGTGCGGCGAATGTTTCGAGGCTATGGGAGTCCAATGCGTAGACAGCTGCTTCGGCCAGTGCTTGGTGGCGTGCCTGATAGCGCAGAACGCGACGAACGCTACCACCGCACCTAAGCCATATTTCCGGAGGACGATCGAGTTGCCCAACCCGGGAAGGGAGACTCGGGTGCTGATCAGGGGCGCTTACAATCTGCAGCGACCCGATCTGAGCGGCACCTACGGAGACTTCGTGGTGTATCCCAACACCACGTATagcgtggcggtggcgccgcggaACTCATCCGCGTATCTCAAccagcccggcgacgacgacacggcGGTGGTGCACGTcacaacggcggcggcggtgtcatcggacgcgtcgctcgctcgGCTGGGTTCGACCAACTCCACCGCCCTGACGCCCGCGTTCGAtaactcgtcgtcgccgagcacgtgGTCGTACGAGACGtcggtcgccgacgacgtggacgcggtcaCGGTTTGGGCGCTGCCGTCGGCTGGCGCGGTGCACTCCGTCGtgatcgacggcgtcgccgcgaggccgggaccgggatccgccgccgtccccgcgggcgcgtactcgaccgcgccgaggagagtGTTCTACGGCAGGAGCGAGCCCGTGGTGGTGGAGGTGACCGCGGAGGACCgggagacccgcgcgaggtACGAGTTGCACGTCACTCGGCGAAGGTCAACGGAGGCGAGACTCGCGGACCTCGTGCTGAGGTCGATCGAGATCAGACCGGCGTTCGATCCCGACGTGTACGCGTACAGCGCCACGGTAGCGCACGACGTCGTTAGCATGAGGGTGATACCCACGCTCATGGACACGCGGGCACAGGCGATCAGGGTGAACGCAGTTGTGCAGGAAAACAAAGCCGCCAGCAGGGATCTGCCACTGCGACTGGGGTCGACGCCCATATCGATCGAGATCACGGCGCAGGATCCAGCAGACGAGAACAAGAAGGTTTACCGGATAGATGTCACTcgcgcgtacgcgtcgacggaCGTGCAGCTCGGGGCGTTGGAAGTGAGCAGCGTGATGACCGAACGCACAGGGCGAGACATGGGTCTCATGCTCTTCAGGACAGTGCGCAGCAGCCACAAATTGACGCCGGCATTTGACGACTCACCGCTCGAGTCCGTGCAGAATGTATCTATCGTCGCGGACTACAACACATCGGTAGATAATACTGTGCAAAGGGTGACAGtgaaggcggcggctcgagacCCTCAGGCCACCCTAGTGGTGAAAGCTGTGAGCCTCGATGTTGAAGGAAATAACAACGAGGTTATGGTTGCAGTTGCGGCACAGCCGTCCCCAGACAAGGAGAGACTTCCCGCGCCCTGGAACACTCTGTTGTACAAGTACGAACTTGACGTGGCGCCAGGTCGTACGCTGGTCACCCTCGACGTGATTGCAGAGGATCCAAGGCACTCGAGAGTCGTGAATCTTACAGTGTTCCATCACGCTCCCTCGACCGACGCCACTCTGTCTGATCTCGTGGTGCACGTCGCTCCAGGTCGTGCAGAGCCCACCTTGGTCCCGGCTTTCGATCCCAGCACGCTCGATTATACCGTTGACATCGATTATCACGACGAAGCAGTGCTCGTGATCCCCACGGTGGCCGATGATCAGTATCGCTTCTTGCGTGTCAACACAGTGCTTCAACGCTCTGGAGATCCATCGAGGGCATATTTTGTAAAACCTGGAGGCATGGCTGTGGTCACGGTGTCAGTCACGGCGGAAGATGGCGTTACTGTGATGAACTACGTGGTGGTGGTCCGTCGGGGCTTGCCAAGCGTGGaggctcgcctcgccgaccTCCTCGTTTCGACGGGCAACATGACTCCGGCATTCTCTCCAGACGTGTATCTGTACTCACTCGGACCGCTGAGATATGACCAGAACACGGTGCAGGTAACTCCGGTGGCGATGGACCCGGACCACGAGCGCATCCTCGTCAACGGCGCGAGACAGCCATCTGGATCCATATCGCGACAGATTGAAATCGAGGAAGGATACGGTAACGGCGCAGAATACACTCTGGGGAATGGCACGGTGGAGGTGATGGTCTGGGCAGAGAACGGGATGACATTCAAGACATACCGAATTTTGGTCACCCGGCAACCCGCGCCAATATCCGacaacgacgcgacgctcagGGAGCTGAGAAtatcgccgtcggcgactaCGAGGTTGATTCCATCGTTTTCACCTCTGCAGTTTGATTACAGGCTCTTCGTGCCCAACAGAGAGCCATCTGTGGCAGTCACGCCAGTTTCcaacgacgtcgacgccttTCGGGTGTCCGTCAACGACGATGATGTCGGAAGCGGGGGAACTTTCATCACAACTATGGCGGATTTACTCGCCAGGGAGGACGTGGTGTTAGATATTGAGGTGCGTGCGAAGAGTTGCGGCCCGACCTACCAGCCCGCGGAGTGTGTTCGCAACCACTACAAGGTGGAGGTGCTCGAGTATGGACCCGGGGCGTACGATGGCTTGCTTCACACGCTGTCTGGCAACATggtcgaccccggcggcgcagtgCGGGTCATGCGACCGTTCCCAGTGCCATTCAAAGATCCTGAAGGGTTTTTGGAGTCTCTGTCAGAGTTGCGGCTGAGTGAGTACGATATGGGGAAGAAGTCCAGTCAGACAGAGGGCTTCTGTGACAACTATTTGTGTGTCAATTCGGTGATTGATTCGTCGCTGACTGCGCTTGAAATTCAAGTGTCTGGAACTTTGGAAAGGTTGGTCGGTGACTCCTCGATTCCTAGCAGTGCCCTTCCCAACGCAACAGTGCAGTACTCGCCGAGTTTTCACAACGAGACAAGGTTTTATGTCGCTGATGTCAGCTCACCGCGGACTGAATCTATTCGCATCAATGCCACCGCAGCATCAAACATGATAACTGGAATCAGGATCAACGGAGTATCGGCAGACAGTGGCGTGTTTAGTGCTGACATCAAGCTCGATTACAGGACCACCATCGTCTCCATCGTCGTCACCGCAGGACGTTACGAGATTCAGAGCACTTACACGGTGCACATCTATCGCCCGTTAAATACCAACACGTTCCTGGCTGACTTTTCATTCTATGGGTACAATCTGCTCAAGTTTCAGGAGCCGAATTTGACATCTGTTCCGGAGCCAATGGAACCTTGCGACATGCACAACGCATCGCTTCGTCAGAGTTTGAACATCTCGTCTCATCACATGTGCGGTGGTACCGGAAGTGCGCTGGTAGTCGGCACTATCAGCTTGTTCCAAGGTCTCAACACCTCGGCGTTGGAAGACGGTGCTCCGGCTGGCGCTTTGCCTGGGTCTGCAAGCTCCACCCGAAAGCTCATTCATCCGTGTGATGACACGTTTTTGGCGACACACCCGGTGTTAAAGGAAGCATGCGCTAAGGCAGACATCGATGACATCATCGACTGTGAGCCTCAAGCCGATTCTGTGTTTCAAGTCGCAGCATTTGACTACAATTGGCCTGACTACCTCGTAAACGTCGAGTCAAGAACTGAATATTTGATCGCGAGCGTGTCAGTCATCGACAAGAACGCCGAGATGATTTCGATTGGGAAAGTTCGCAATTGCCGTGATGCACCGCGATCTTCCGGATGTGAAGGACGTGACTTTACGGACTTTGGATGGGACTACGGCGACTATGGGATTGTCTCAATGCGAGACAAGCACGAGTCACCTCCAATTGATGTTGACATCGGATCCACAGTTGGCACTGTCACCGTGACTGCGCATGATAGCATCACGAAAGGCACTTACAATTTTCGAGCGGTGAAGCTATCGCCGGTGGTGTACCCCGAAATTCTGAATCTCGGCAGTTATCTTGACGGGTTGATTGGTGACTCAGAGGATCCAAACTTTGAGATGGAATTTACCCTGCGCATGGCTGGCTTCAATCCGCTGTGGATCTTGGACTCCTTCTTCAGGCAGAACCTCGAGCAGCACGTGCGCAAGTATATAACTTATGCGGCCGTGGTTGAGGATGCAGTGGTTTCCGTGAAGATTTACGGTTCACCTCGCAATCAAAGCGCCTGTCGCCTTTTAGATCCAGGCGAGGCAGGCGGTGGTGTTGATGTGAAGGTGTACACAAAGTTCTGGAAGGAGACCGACGCGACCCATCTCCTCGCCTGGTTGGAAGGACAGGGTTGGCACAACGCTCGCGGATTTACGTTTGATGGCTATCTCCTTTCATTTGGGCCAATATATAAGGTCGACGGACCCAGTCAGCGGACGTTCCGTGCCACATTCATCCCCACCAGGCATCGCTACGAAGTCACGCTGCCAACTGGAACACGGCATGTGCCGTTGACAgtaccaccgccgcctcatGTGCCACCCATCGAAGGCTTTGGTGTCCGCGTCAACGGCGAGGAGTATACACTAGGAAGCACTTTCAGCGTCGAAGTGCCCCGCTGCGCGATCGGACCTCGCCACTGTGACGCCCGCCACTTGACCATCACCGCTGAGGCCTGCATATTTGATGAGTGCGTGACGTACACAGTTGTGGCAACCATCCCGGCTGTATCCATACCGGCGAATGACGCCTCAATGCGCGCGGTCAACATCACGGCCGGTCCGACCAATTCAACCGCTGGTGGCCGCATCTTGGTCGAGTACAGCCCGAGCTTCTTCCACGACGTGCGAAGATTCAGCGCTCGTGTGGATGGGGGGCTGGAGTTCCTGCACTTGAGCGTGGCACCAAACAGCCCGAGTTACTCCAGGCTGTTCATTAACGGAAGACCAACCTTACCTTACACTGAGGTGTCGGTTCCATTGTCGCTTCTTCTGACCGAACTGAACGGTGTGCTCACGGTCAgggtcatcgccgaggacaACTTCACAACCTCCGACACTAAGATCCACGTCCTGGTTGATTCACCGCGCGGGCTCATGACGGACAACGCAAACGCGTTGGATCCTCTGAAGGGAAAGTACGGTTTCGACGGGGGAGTCCTCCCGGGCGGAGTAGATACCACTCCGCCAGAGTGGAAAGAGTCATACCCGCGGGTCGAACCCGTGTGGGAGGGTGGACCCCACCTGGAGCTTGCAGCGCAGACAATGGAGCCGGCTGTTGTCTATTGGGCTCTGGCGGTGCCGTGGTCTCGACCGCCAACGTCAAGGGAGGTTTATGATGCCGTGGTTCGTCTCAATCACACCAAGACTCGCTTAATTGAAGGGAGCGTCTCGGATTTTATCGCGGACGCACTCAATTCCTCCGTACCCGCGACCACAGAGAGCGGATTTGTTGCCACCGGAGTGATGACCAGCAGGTATTCCATGACGCGTGAGGAGCGTACGGCGGTGACCTGCTTGGATCCCAACGTGGGATTCGACGTTTATTTTGTAGCCGAAGACAAGGCACTGGACTTGTCTCTCAATCCAGCTGCGAATAGACAGACGGTTCCGACCTTGGTTCGAGGTGTGAAGCCCGGGAGCGGTCCTTTGGGGTTGCTTTACCCGTGGGTTGACTCCTTCTCGGAACTGCATGGAGATCTGTGGGAGAATATCACCGGAGGCGAGTTAATAGCGCTGTCATTACTTTTCGACGGAGCCGCAAGCAACCACTTTGCGAGCACGTACGCCGCAAAGGGATCGTTGGCATGTCCGGGAGCGGTTCACTTCGAGGTGACAGCCGTGAATGCATCCAGCGTCGACAGTTCATCCGGCGATGTCGTGCTCGAggcacgccgcgagcctgCAGGAGAAGCCGCTGGCGATTGGACCCAGCTTTGGAAGACGACGCTCCTGGATTTGAAGACGAAATCCGATGCATCAGTCGATGGCTGGATATCGGTCGTGTCGGAGAAGATCCCGGCTGGGGATTACTGGACCCTGCGATGGCGCGTCGAGGGATCATGCTGCCACTCATGGGCGCTGAGAAATCTGACGACAAGATACATCACGCCTTGA
- the SSIIB gene encoding glycosyltransferase family 5 protein (candidate glycogen synthase), whose translation MTLARSSFAPAPNRAFRNVVKAPARRTRSGVAVKAEGDFDRLNVVIVGAECAPFSKTGGLGDVVQSLPKALVRRGHRVMSVVPMYHHYDECHTPCARQKFNVMGTEVEVEYYHLNRDGVDIVFVNHPCFHEVGDQIYAGSTMDVAWRGALMSQAGIEAVWHVHCGGFPFGDENLIYVSNDWHTGLLPVYLRAFYQDHFKLGYARAVHIVHNIAHQGRAHPEEVWRLGLPEQHTGAFYLDDPMEGPCMNIMKAAINYATKVIAVSPGYAWELGTDEGGWGLAPTVRSDPAKVSGIVNGIDFHDWDPSHDRFLQSDGFQTYGLNLEGLWTGKQACKAALQRSLGLPERHDACMIGFIGRLDEQKGIDLVLDSEEFLMNQDIQLVFLGSGRQDLKDRLYDMECRNRDKVRSWLGFSNEMAHRITAGCDILLMPSRFEPCGLNQLYAMHYGTVPVVHAVGGLRDTVRHFDGENDGTGWTFERATPDKLQWALGQAIYTYQSHRESFMQVALRACHQDLGWDHAAYLYEQKFYEAKYSH comes from the exons ATGACCCTTGCAAGGTCGTccttcgcccccgcccctAACCGCGCTTTCCGCAACGTCGTCAAGGCCCCTGCTCGCCGCACCcgctccggcgtcgccgtgaagGCGGAAGGCGATTTCGACCGCCTCaacgtcgtcatcgtcggcgccgagtgCGCACCTTTCTCTAAGACTGGAggtctcggcgacgtcgttcaGTCGCTTCCGAAG GCGCTCGTGCGTCGTGGCCACCGCGTCATGTCCGTCGTCCCCATGTACCACCACTACGACGAGTGCCACACCCCCTGCGCTCGCCAGAAGTTCAACGTGATGGGAACCGAGGTTGAGGTTGAGTACTACCACCTGAAcagggacggcgtcgacatcgTATTCGTTAACCACCCTTGCTTCCACGAGGTCGGCGACCAGATTTACGCTGGAAGCACCATGGATGTGGCGTGGAGGGGCGCGCTGATGTCCCAGGCGGGCATCGAGGCGGTCTGGCACGTCCACTGCGGCGGGTTCCCCTTTGGCGATGAGAACCTGATATACGTTTCTAACGACTGGCACACCGGCCTCCTCCCGGTGTACCTCAGGGCGTTCTACCAGGACCACTTCAAGCTCGGctacgcgcgcgcggtgcacaTCGTCCACAACATCGCTCACCAGGGCAGGGCCCACCCCGAAGAGGTCTGGCGCCTCGGTCTTCCCGAGCAGCACACTGGCGCGTTCTACCTAGACGACCCCATGGAGGGTCCCTGCATGAACATCATGAAGGCGGCAATCAACTACGCCACCAAGGTGATCGCCGTGAGCCCCGGATACGCCTGGGAGTTGGGtaccgacgagggcggctgGGGCCTCGCGCCCACCGTGCGCTCCGACCCCGCCAAGGTGAGCGGTATTGTTAACGGCATTGACTTCCACGACTGGGACCCCTCGCACGATCGCTTCCTGCAGTCCGATGGATTCCAGACCTACGGGCTCAACCTCGAGGGTCTTTGGACGGGCAAGCAGGCGTGCAAGGCGGCGCTCCAGAGATCGCTCGGCCTGCCCGAGCGCCACGACGCGTGCATGATCGGTTTCATCGGTCGTCTCGATGAGCAGAAGGGCATCGACCTTGTGCTTGACTCGGAGGAGTTCCTGATGAACCAGGACATCCAGCTCGTGTTCCTCGGCAGCGGCAGGCAGGACCTCAAGGACCGCCTCTACGACATGGAGTGCAGAAACAGGGACAAGGTCAGGTCCTGGCTCGGGTTCAGCAACGAGATGGCGCACCGCATCACCGCCGGGTGCGACATCCTCCTCATGCCTTCCAGGTTTGAGCCTTGCGGCCTGAACCAGCTCTACGCCATGCACTACGGCACGGTGCCGGTGGTGCACGCCGTGGGAGGCCTCAGGGATACCGTGCGTCACTTCGACGGCGAGAACGATGGTACCGGCTGGAccttcgagcgcgcgaccccGGATAAGCTCCAGTGGGCCCTCGGTCAGGCGATCTACACCTACCAGTCGCACAGGGAGAGCTTCATGCAGGTTGCACTCCGCGCGTGCCACCAGGACCTCGGGTGGGATCACGCCGCGTACCTCTATGAGCAGAAGTTCTACGAAGCAAAGTACTCTCATTAA
- a CDS encoding predicted protein, protein MSAAVHATLAVRAPVKPSALTSRFAVAADARVSRRAPISFSRHGRRGALRAVAAIEDNQVVTIHYVLKFASGEVADDTRKRNAPVRLPIGQGALFPTLEAGIKEMAEGEKRVFNLACKDAYGERDEGKIQKFPASAEELESVKAQVQPGRVVQLPNGGTAVCVGFEDDGLILDLNHPMAGKDLEFEIELVEVEEGPKLFGVPVVPFDVNKLVMK, encoded by the coding sequence ATGTCCGCGGCTGTTCACGCCACATTAGCAGTCAGGGCCCCCGTCAAGCCGTCGGCCCTGACCTCtcgcttcgccgtcgccgccgacgcgcgagtTTCGCGACGAGCCCCCATTTCGTTTTCACgacacgggcgccgcggggcccTCCGTGCGGTGGCCGCCATCGAAGACAACCAGGTCGTGACCATCCACTATGTGCTGAAGTTCGCCAGCGGTGAGGTTGCGGACGACACCCGCAAGCGTAACGCCCCCGTCAGGCTTCCAATCGGCCAGGGCGCGCTGTTCCCAACGCTGGAGGCAGGGATCAAGGAGATGGCCGAAGGGGAGAAGAGGGTGTTCAACCTGGCGTGCAAGGATGCgtacggcgagcgcgacgagggtaAGATCCAGAAGttccccgcgtccgccgaggagctcgagtcCGTCAAGGCCCAGGTGCAGCCGGGCAGGGTCGTTCAGTTGCCGAACGGCGGTACGGCAGTGTGCGTCGGCTTTGAGGATGACGGCCTCATCCTCGACCTGAACCACCCGATGGCGGGCAAGGACCTGGAGTTCGAGATTGAGCTTGTGGAGGTCGAGGAGGGGCCGAAGCTGTTCGGCGTGCCGGTCGTGCCCTTCGACGTAAACAAGCTCGTGATGAAGTGA